A stretch of Manis javanica isolate MJ-LG chromosome 1, MJ_LKY, whole genome shotgun sequence DNA encodes these proteins:
- the SNX18 gene encoding sorting nexin-18 isoform X3 encodes MALRARALYDFRSENPGEISLREHEVLSLCSEQDIEGWLEGINSRGDRGLFPASYVQVIRAPEPSPAGDSGPGAPALYANVPPGGFETLPTPPPVSFKPSPDAFQPLLQPQQAPQPSTFQPPGAGFQYRGGALQPSPQQLYGGGYQASQGSDDDWDDEWDDSSTVADEPGALGSGAYPDLDGSSSGGVGAAGRYRLSTRSDLSLGSRGGSAPPQHHASGAKSSATVSRNLNRFSTFVKSGGEAFVLGEASGFVKDGDKLCVVLGPYGPEWQENPYPFQCTIDDPTKQTKFKGMKSYISYKLVPTHTQVPVHRRYKHFDWLYARLAEKFPVISVPHLPEKQATGRFEEDFISKRRKGLIWWMNHMASHPVLAQCDVFQHFLTCPSSTDEKAWKQGKRKAEKDEMVGANFFLTLSTPPAAALDLQEVESKIDGFKCFTKKMDDSALQLNHTANEFARKQVTGFKKEYQKVGQSFRGLSQAFELDQQAFSAGLNQAIAFTGDAYDAIGELFAEQPRQDLDPIMDLLALYQGHLANFPDIIHVQKATHLSSQDPCQRNDVEKMTIPSVVLLQIFVGLQPPQFGG; translated from the coding sequence ATGGCCCTGCGCGCACGGGCGCTGTATGACTTCAGGTCGGAGAACCCGGGCGAGATCTCGCTGCGGGAGCACGAGGTGCTGAGCCTGTGCAGCGAGCAGGACATCGAGGGCTGGCTCGAGGGCATCAACAGCCGCGGCGACCGTGGCCTTTTCCCGGCCTCGTACGTGCAGGTGATCCGTGCCCCCGAGCCCAGCCCGGCGGGCGACAGCGGCCCGGGCGCCCCCGCCCTCTACGCCAACGTGCCGCCCGGCGGCTTTGAGACCCTGCCCACCCCGCCGCCCGTCTCCTTCAAGCCGTCGCCGGACGCTTTCCAGCCGTTGCTGCAGCCGCAGCAGGCGCCACAGCCGAGCACCTTCCAGCCGCCGGGCGCGGGCTTCCAGTACCGCGGGGGCGCCCTGCAGCCGTCGCCTCAGCAGCTCTACGGAGGCGGCTACCAGGCCAGCCAGGGCAGCGACGATGACTGGGACGACGAGTGGGACGACAGCTCCACCGTAGCTGATGAGCCGGGCGCGCTGGGCAGCGGCGCTTACCCGGACCTCGACGGCTCATCGTCCGGAGGCGTCGGTGCTGCCGGTCGCTACCGCCTGTCCACGCGCTCCGACCTGTCGCTGGGCTCCCGCGGTGGCTCGGCACCCCCGCAGCACCACGCGTCGGGGGCCAAGAGCTCAGCCACCGTGAGTCGCAACCTCAACCGCTTCTCCACCTTCGTGAAGTCCGGCGGGGAGGCCTTCGTGCTTGGGGAGGCGTCGGGCTTCGTGAAGGATGGGGACAAATTGTGTGTGGTGCTGGGGCCCTATGGCCCTGAGTGGCAGGAGAACCCCTACCCCTTCCAGTGCACCATCGACGACCCCACCAAGCAGACGAAGTTCAAAGGCATGAAGAGCTACATCTCCTACAAGCTGGTGCCCACGCATACACAGGTGCCAGTTCACCGACGCTACAAGCACTTCGACTGGCTGTACGCACGCCTGGCAGAGAAGTTTCCCGTCATCTCAGTGCCTCACCTGCCTGAGAAGCAGGCCACGGGCCGCTTCGAGGAGGATTTCATCTCCAAGCGCAGGAAAGGCCTGATCTGGTGGATGAACCACATGGCCAGCCACCCGGTGCTGGCACAGTGTGACGTCTTCCAGCATTTTCTGACGTGCCCCAGCAGCACCGATGAGAAGGCCTGGAAACAGGGCAAGAGGAAGGCTGAGAAGGATGAGATGGTGGGCGCCAACTTCTTCCTGACCCTGAGCACGCCCCCTGCCGCCGCCCTCGACTTGCAGGAGGTGGAGAGCAAGATCGATGGCTTCAAGTGCTTCACGAAGAAGATGGACGACAGCGCGCTGCAGCTCAATCACACCGCCAACGAGTTTGCGCGCAAGCAGGTGACAGGCTTCAAGAAGGAGTATCAGAAAGTGGGCCAGTCCTTCCGCGGCCTCAGCCAGGCCTTTGAGCTGGACCAGCAGGCCTTCTCGGCCGGTCTGAACCAGGCTATTGCCTTCACCGGAGATGCCTATGACGCCATCGGTGAGCTCTTCGCCGAGCAGCCCAGGCAGGACCTGGACCCCATCATGGACCTGTTAGCGCTTTATCAGGGGCACCTGGCCAACTTCCCTGACATCATCCACGTTCAGAAAG